The following is a genomic window from Bacillales bacterium.
CCCAGATGCTGTTCGAAACGGCGAGAACGACGAATCCTGAGGCAAACAAGAAGATACCGATGCTGATTTGCCTTTTATCCGACATTTTCCGTCTGGCAATCATTCCGGTGATCAACAACGTGAACACAACCGCAAGTACGGAATTCTCAGTCATTAAAATCCCAAACAGCTTCACGCCGTCGATCGTGCTGCTGAATACATGAACGGGTTGAAATTCCCCTTGCAACCGAACGCTGATATATTTGCCAAGCTGTTTCTCCAACCCAAGTGTCAATATGCCGGCAATCATGTATTTCAGGAAAGTGAAATTTTGAAAGACGAGTTTGTAGCTGCCCCAGATGTTTTTCAAAGGAGAAGTGAGGTTCGTTTTGTTTTCCGGCAAAACGCTCTTCGTTTCGGTAAGAAAAAAAGCGAGCAGAACGAACATGGATAAATTGATAGAACTCATGATAATTGTTAACTGAAAGAAATGCGTATCGTGAAAAAAAGCCCCGAGCAACGTGCCCGCCGCCATCGCAAAATTATTCAGCCAATAGAGAATACCGTATACTTTTTTTCGCTGTTCAAACGATGTCGAATCAATGACGAGCGCTTCCAGCGGCGGAAATTGCAAACCGACGCTGATGTTGAGAAACAACAACGACAAGAATGCAAAGATTGGAATGACATGTCCGGGAACGTTTCCCGCCGTCAAAAGAAGGGCAGACAGCAATTGCAGCACACTGCCGAAGACGATGATATTTTTCCGTCCAAATTTGTCGGCATAATACCCGCCGCTGAG
Proteins encoded in this region:
- a CDS encoding MFS transporter encodes the protein MELHRNVKIRMVIAFLNMGGQCLIFPFLAIYFAKYYGAALAGALFFLPVFASMVASLSGGYYADKFGRKNIIVFGSVLQLLSALLLTAGNVPGHVIPIFAFLSLLFLNISVGLQFPPLEALVIDSTSFEQRKKVYGILYWLNNFAMAAGTLLGAFFHDTHFFQLTIIMSSINLSMFVLLAFFLTETKSVLPENKTNLTSPLKNIWGSYKLVFQNFTFLKYMIAGILTLGLEKQLGKYISVRLQGEFQPVHVFSSTIDGVKLFGILMTENSVLAVVFTLLITGMIARRKMSDKRQISIGIFLFASGFVVLAVSNSIWVLAGFMFILTIGEIMMSPVKQMLLSEIAEGSDRSKYLAANMLNSRGAAMLGAIGLSAASFMSSFGMAVIYGLMGATAIFFFRSIYKERRNFQRQKTPLKQFVK